From one Bradyrhizobium sp. Ash2021 genomic stretch:
- a CDS encoding L,D-transpeptidase, with protein MARLFVAAALVCLLSSPAVPANFDATAINNAEFRGKLPAEDKADAGIVKVQILLDRALFSPGEIDGKLAENTQKALRAFADAKSLTFQKTITPELWTTLTQTGQDPVITQYTIAAGDVKGPFLKKLPAKMEAMKDLKALSYTSSQEAIAEKFHMSEALLSALNPGKKFDRAGDTIFVANVLDRPGKVTIGRVEVDKSRQAVRAFDPQGALVGVFPATVGSEEKPTPGGTLKVVSVDANPTYRYNPQYKFKGVRSKRPFTINPGPNNPVGVYWIGLSAEGYGIHGTPNPGKISKSESHGCVRLTNWDATWLAGNIKKGTPVEFVEGVPSDRNAQR; from the coding sequence ATGGCTCGCCTGTTCGTTGCGGCTGCTCTTGTGTGCTTATTGTCGAGCCCCGCGGTGCCGGCCAATTTCGATGCGACCGCAATCAACAATGCCGAATTCCGCGGCAAGCTTCCGGCCGAAGACAAAGCGGACGCGGGGATCGTGAAGGTACAAATTCTTCTCGACCGCGCACTGTTCTCTCCCGGCGAAATTGATGGCAAGCTCGCCGAAAACACCCAAAAGGCGCTGCGAGCCTTTGCCGACGCGAAAAGCCTGACCTTTCAGAAGACGATTACGCCGGAGCTGTGGACGACGCTTACCCAGACCGGTCAGGATCCCGTCATCACCCAGTACACGATCGCCGCAGGCGACGTGAAGGGGCCGTTTCTGAAAAAGCTTCCAGCGAAGATGGAGGCCATGAAGGACTTGAAGGCGCTGAGCTACACCAGTTCGCAGGAAGCCATCGCCGAAAAGTTTCACATGAGCGAAGCACTGCTGTCGGCGCTCAATCCCGGAAAAAAATTCGACCGGGCCGGCGACACCATTTTTGTGGCGAACGTCCTCGACAGGCCAGGCAAGGTAACGATTGGCCGCGTAGAGGTCGACAAATCCCGACAGGCGGTCAGGGCATTCGATCCACAAGGCGCACTGGTCGGTGTCTTTCCGGCCACCGTCGGCAGCGAGGAGAAGCCTACGCCGGGCGGGACCCTGAAAGTCGTCTCCGTCGATGCCAATCCGACTTACCGCTACAACCCTCAGTACAAGTTCAAGGGAGTGCGGTCCAAGCGACCCTTCACCATCAACCCGGGGCCGAACAATCCGGTGGGAGTATACTGGATCGGACTTTCGGCCGAGGGTTACGGCATCCACGGCACGCCGAACCCCGGCAAGATCAGCAAATCCGAATCGCACGGCTGCGTCCGGCTAACCAATTGGGATGCGACCTGGCTCGCCGGCAATATCAAGAAAGGCACGCCGGTGGAGTTCGTTGAAGGTGTGCCGAGTGACAGGAACGCGCAGAGGTGA
- a CDS encoding Cof-type HAD-IIB family hydrolase — MTRTALVVSDVDGTLLTKDKVLTEAARAAVRKLHAAGIGFTIVSSRPTIGMGFLIAPLAIKLPVGAFNGSSIVDAQLNPIEQHLIPPATAQRSLDVLTEFGVDIWLFTNDRWYTRNPDGEYVPHEKRAIKHDPSIIADFTPHLGAACKIVGASSDAALLQRCEAVMQDAVGTKATAVRSQTYYLDVTPPGHDKGTFVEAMARRLSISTDAIATIGDMQNDLAMFAKSGISFAMGNATDDVKKRATHVTETNENDGFARAIERVLEINQLA; from the coding sequence ATGACCCGCACCGCCCTTGTCGTCTCCGATGTCGATGGCACGCTCTTGACGAAAGACAAGGTCCTCACCGAAGCCGCCAGGGCCGCGGTGCGCAAGCTGCACGCAGCCGGCATCGGCTTCACCATCGTCTCCAGCCGGCCAACGATCGGGATGGGATTCTTGATCGCGCCGCTTGCGATCAAGCTGCCGGTCGGCGCCTTCAACGGCAGCTCGATCGTCGATGCGCAACTGAATCCGATCGAGCAGCATCTGATACCGCCCGCGACCGCCCAGCGCAGCCTCGATGTGCTCACCGAATTCGGCGTCGATATCTGGCTGTTCACCAACGATCGCTGGTACACGCGCAACCCGGACGGCGAATACGTTCCGCACGAGAAGCGCGCGATCAAGCATGACCCTTCCATCATCGCGGATTTCACGCCTCATCTCGGCGCCGCCTGCAAGATCGTCGGCGCCAGCTCGGACGCGGCGCTGCTGCAACGCTGCGAAGCGGTCATGCAGGATGCGGTCGGCACAAAGGCCACCGCGGTTCGCTCGCAGACCTACTATCTCGACGTCACGCCGCCCGGCCACGACAAGGGCACATTCGTCGAGGCGATGGCGAGGCGGCTGAGCATTTCGACCGACGCGATTGCGACCATCGGCGACATGCAGAACGACCTGGCGATGTTTGCCAAAAGCGGTATCTCGTTCGCAATGGGCAACGCCACCGACGACGTCAAGAAACGCGCCACCCACGTAACCGAAACGAACGAGAACGACGGCTTCGCCAGGGCGATCGAGAGGGTTCTGGAGATCAACCAGCTTGCTTAG
- a CDS encoding gluconokinase, giving the protein MGVSGSGKSTIADRLATRLGWRCEDGDKFHPASNVAKMSAGHPLTDEDRWPWLQAIADEIDRVCKAGQRAVIACSALKHAYRDILVHGRHDVRIVFLDGTYDLIAGRLAARKGHFMPPGLLTSQFQTLEPPDANEHPVTVSIDATVETIVDDIIRQLKLEHS; this is encoded by the coding sequence ATGGGCGTTTCCGGCTCGGGCAAGAGCACCATCGCCGACCGCCTGGCCACACGCCTCGGCTGGCGTTGCGAGGACGGCGACAAGTTTCACCCGGCAAGCAATGTCGCGAAAATGAGTGCCGGCCATCCCCTCACGGACGAGGACCGCTGGCCCTGGCTGCAGGCGATTGCCGACGAGATCGACCGCGTCTGCAAAGCCGGCCAACGCGCCGTCATCGCCTGTTCGGCGCTGAAACACGCCTACCGCGACATTCTCGTGCACGGGCGCCACGACGTCCGCATCGTCTTTCTCGACGGAACATATGATCTGATCGCGGGCCGGCTCGCCGCGCGCAAGGGGCATTTCATGCCGCCGGGATTGCTGACCAGCCAATTCCAGACATTGGAGCCGCCGGACGCAAACGAACATCCCGTGACGGTATCGATCGATGCGACGGTCGAGACAATCGTCGATGACATCATCCGCCAATTGAAATTGGAACACTCATGA
- the pgl gene encoding 6-phosphogluconolactonase, with product MAIGDHRKVIAVADPAALAKAAAERVIARIAANPGRVAICLTGGSSPKALYQLLATEAYRGSIPWDRVHWFIGDERFVPAGDPLNNMSMARKAFLDQCAPASNIHPIPTDTARPDNPDKSAELYEHALKSFYGADELDPARPLFDLVLMGVGPDGHTASLFPDYPALDETQRWVAGVPRAHVEPFVPRVTLTLPALASCREMLFEVAGSEKQAILTRLFAAENLPANRAQSLGETIWLVDQAALPENFRG from the coding sequence ATGGCCATCGGCGATCATCGCAAGGTCATCGCAGTCGCTGACCCGGCGGCGCTGGCGAAAGCCGCCGCGGAACGCGTTATCGCCAGGATTGCGGCGAATCCCGGCCGCGTCGCGATCTGCCTGACCGGCGGGTCGAGCCCGAAAGCGCTCTACCAATTGCTCGCGACCGAAGCGTATCGCGGCAGTATCCCCTGGGATCGCGTCCACTGGTTCATCGGCGACGAGCGTTTTGTGCCGGCAGGCGATCCGCTCAACAATATGAGCATGGCGCGAAAGGCCTTTCTGGACCAATGCGCCCCCGCATCGAACATCCATCCGATTCCGACCGACACCGCCCGTCCCGATAATCCCGATAAAAGCGCCGAGCTCTACGAACACGCGTTGAAATCGTTCTATGGCGCTGACGAACTGGACCCTGCCCGCCCTTTGTTCGATCTCGTGCTGATGGGCGTCGGTCCCGATGGCCATACCGCCTCGCTGTTTCCGGACTACCCGGCGCTGGACGAAACCCAACGCTGGGTGGCCGGCGTCCCCAGGGCGCATGTCGAGCCGTTCGTGCCGCGGGTCACACTGACCCTGCCCGCGCTGGCCTCGTGCCGCGAGATGCTGTTCGAGGTCGCAGGCTCCGAAAAGCAGGCGATCTTGACGCGGCTATTCGCAGCCGAGAACCTGCCGGCGAACCGCGCGCAATCCCTGGGCGAGACGATCTGGCTGGTGGATCAGGCGGCGCTGCCGGAGAATTTTCGTGGGTGA
- the zwf gene encoding glucose-6-phosphate dehydrogenase has translation MTVSQAKQKQPDPCSIVIFGVTGDLAHRLVIPALYNLAANDLLPENFCIVGIARKGMSSEQLTESLTKGLHQFATRKVDDALARRLLACVTCIEADPKDPASFDALRDRLDRLEAARQTGGNRLFYLATPPSGFLPISRELGRAGMLAENGSWRRLVIEKPFGTDLASARTLNNELLKLVDEHQIYRIDHYLGKETVQNILVLRFANGMFEPIWNRNHIDHIQITVDEKLGVGHRGSFYDVTGALRDMVPNHLFQLLSLVAMEPPVKFNAHAVRSEKAEVLAAIQTQTEQEALQNSVRGQYRAGRIGDTEIEDYRRTADVKPTSTTETYAALKLTIDNWRWAGVPFYLRTGKALGAKRTEIAIKFKQAPFAMFRDTPVDRLSQNYLIISTEPTEGIALQFNTKVPGPAVNIDGVEMKFRYKDYFQAEPSTGYETLIYDCMIGDNILFQRADSVEAGWRAVQPFLDAWKNAGGKGLKIYEPGSEGPEEANDLLERDGRSWRKLT, from the coding sequence ATGACCGTTAGTCAAGCGAAACAAAAACAGCCCGATCCCTGCTCCATCGTCATCTTCGGCGTGACCGGCGATCTCGCCCACCGGCTGGTGATCCCTGCGCTCTATAACCTCGCCGCAAACGACCTGCTGCCGGAAAATTTCTGCATCGTCGGCATCGCCCGCAAGGGCATGTCGAGCGAGCAATTGACCGAGAGCCTGACCAAAGGTCTGCACCAGTTCGCCACCCGCAAGGTCGACGACGCGCTCGCCAGACGGCTGCTCGCCTGCGTCACCTGCATCGAGGCCGATCCGAAGGACCCGGCGTCATTCGATGCGCTGCGCGATCGGCTCGACAGGCTTGAGGCCGCGCGCCAGACCGGCGGCAATCGGCTGTTTTATCTTGCAACACCCCCGAGTGGCTTCCTGCCGATCAGCCGCGAACTCGGCCGCGCCGGCATGCTGGCCGAAAACGGTTCGTGGCGGCGGCTGGTGATCGAGAAGCCGTTCGGCACCGATCTGGCCTCGGCGAGGACGCTGAACAACGAATTGCTGAAGCTCGTCGACGAGCATCAGATTTACCGGATCGATCATTACCTCGGCAAGGAAACCGTCCAGAACATCCTGGTGCTGCGCTTCGCCAACGGCATGTTCGAGCCGATCTGGAATCGCAATCACATCGACCATATCCAGATCACCGTCGACGAGAAGCTCGGCGTCGGCCATCGCGGCAGTTTCTATGACGTGACCGGCGCGCTGCGCGACATGGTGCCGAACCATCTGTTCCAACTGCTGTCGCTGGTGGCAATGGAGCCGCCGGTGAAGTTCAACGCGCACGCCGTGCGCTCGGAAAAGGCCGAAGTGCTGGCGGCGATCCAGACCCAGACCGAGCAGGAGGCGCTGCAAAACTCGGTGCGCGGACAATACCGGGCCGGCAGGATCGGCGACACCGAGATCGAGGACTATCGCCGGACCGCGGATGTCAAGCCCACCAGCACCACCGAGACTTACGCCGCGCTGAAACTGACCATCGACAACTGGCGCTGGGCCGGCGTGCCGTTTTATCTGCGCACCGGCAAGGCGCTCGGCGCCAAGCGCACCGAAATCGCGATCAAGTTCAAGCAGGCGCCGTTCGCGATGTTCCGCGACACGCCGGTGGACCGGCTGTCGCAAAACTACCTGATCATCTCGACCGAGCCGACCGAAGGCATCGCGCTGCAGTTCAATACCAAGGTGCCGGGACCGGCCGTTAACATCGACGGCGTCGAGATGAAATTCCGCTACAAGGATTACTTCCAGGCCGAACCCTCGACCGGCTACGAGACGCTGATCTACGACTGCATGATCGGCGACAACATCCTGTTTCAGCGCGCCGACAGCGTCGAGGCCGGCTGGCGGGCGGTGCAGCCGTTTCTGGACGCCTGGAAGAACGCCGGCGGCAAGGGACTGAAGATCTACGAACCCGGCAGTGAGGGCCCCGAAGAGGCCAACGATCTCCTGGAGCGCGACGGCCGAAGCTGGCGAAAGCTGACCTGA
- the gnd gene encoding phosphogluconate dehydrogenase (NAD(+)-dependent, decarboxylating): MQLGMIGLGRMGGNIVRRLMKSGHTAVVYDKDPKAVAALAADGAVGANSLEDFIAKLTKPRTAWVMLPAGKITEATIDALAKLMQADDVIIDGGNTFWQDDVRRGKALRERGLHYVDVGTSGGIWGIERGYCMMIGGDKGVVGRLDPIFKTLAPGIGDIPRTESREGRDARIEQGYIHAGPVGAGHFVKMIHNGIEYGLMQAYAEGFDILKNANIDALPPEHRFDLDIADIAEVWRRGSVIPSWLLDLTASALATNQTLDNYSGFVEDSGEGRWTVNAAIDEAVPAEVLTAALFARFRSRKEHTFAEKILSAMRAGFGGHKEPPKKPGSKA, encoded by the coding sequence ATGCAGCTTGGTATGATCGGCCTCGGCCGGATGGGCGGCAATATCGTCCGCCGGTTGATGAAGAGCGGACATACGGCCGTGGTTTACGACAAGGATCCCAAAGCGGTCGCGGCACTCGCGGCCGACGGCGCGGTCGGCGCGAATTCGCTGGAGGATTTCATCGCCAAGCTGACCAAGCCGCGCACCGCCTGGGTGATGCTGCCGGCCGGCAAGATCACCGAGGCGACCATCGATGCGCTTGCAAAGCTGATGCAGGCCGACGACGTCATCATCGACGGCGGCAACACGTTCTGGCAGGACGACGTCCGCCGCGGCAAGGCGCTCCGGGAGCGCGGGCTGCATTATGTCGACGTCGGCACTTCGGGCGGCATCTGGGGCATCGAACGCGGTTATTGCATGATGATCGGCGGCGACAAGGGAGTGGTCGGCCGGCTCGATCCGATCTTCAAGACACTGGCGCCGGGCATCGGCGATATCCCGCGCACGGAGAGCCGCGAAGGCCGCGATGCCAGGATCGAGCAGGGCTATATCCACGCCGGTCCGGTGGGCGCCGGACACTTCGTCAAGATGATCCATAACGGCATCGAATATGGCCTGATGCAGGCCTATGCCGAGGGTTTTGACATCCTGAAGAACGCCAATATCGACGCGCTGCCGCCGGAACATCGCTTCGATCTGGATATCGCCGATATCGCCGAAGTCTGGCGGCGCGGCAGCGTGATCCCGTCATGGCTCTTGGATCTCACCGCCTCGGCCCTCGCGACGAACCAGACGCTGGATAACTACTCCGGCTTCGTCGAGGATTCCGGCGAGGGCCGCTGGACCGTCAACGCCGCGATCGACGAGGCCGTGCCCGCCGAGGTGCTGACCGCGGCGCTGTTTGCGCGCTTTCGCTCGCGCAAGGAGCACACCTTTGCCGAAAAGATTCTTTCGGCGATGCGCGCGGGCTTCGGCGGCCACAAGGAACCACCGAAGAAGCCGGGTTCAAAGGCCTGA